In one Umezawaea sp. Da 62-37 genomic region, the following are encoded:
- a CDS encoding GH1 family beta-glucosidase — MPLPDEFLWGVSTSAFQIEGAFTEGGRGRSVWDRFSPIHDGDTGEVACDHYHRYADDIALMKDLGVGAYRFSIAWPRVQPTGKGPANAEGLDFYDRLVDGLVEAGINPVATLYHWDTPQELEDEGGWLGRDITERFAEYAALVADRLADRVKLWIPINEPVVVTLSGYAIGEHAPGKSLLFGALPAAHHLNLAHGLAVQALRANGAGAVGTANNHSPAWPESDSPEDRFAAGFYDTIHNWLFADPQLTGEYPEEAVPFLPIVDGDLEKIAAPLDFYGVNYYNPTRLRATGEGEPLPFERIDIDEYPKTGFGWPVVPAGLTEMLTTLRDRYGDRLPPVYITESGCSYPGEGSTPEDLADQDRIDYLDGHLKAAREAGVRGYFVWSIMDNFEWDAGYSQRFGLVHVDYKTQERTPRDSYRWYRDVIAHEN, encoded by the coding sequence ATGCCGTTGCCCGACGAGTTCCTGTGGGGTGTGTCCACCTCCGCCTTCCAGATCGAGGGCGCGTTCACCGAAGGTGGCCGCGGCCGGTCGGTGTGGGACCGGTTCTCCCCGATCCACGACGGCGACACCGGTGAAGTGGCGTGCGACCACTACCACCGCTACGCCGACGACATCGCCCTGATGAAGGACCTCGGGGTGGGCGCTTACCGGTTCTCCATCGCCTGGCCACGCGTGCAGCCGACCGGAAAGGGCCCCGCGAACGCCGAAGGCCTCGACTTCTACGACCGGCTCGTCGACGGTCTCGTCGAAGCGGGGATCAACCCGGTCGCGACCCTGTACCACTGGGACACACCGCAGGAACTCGAGGACGAGGGCGGCTGGCTGGGCCGCGACATCACCGAGCGGTTCGCCGAGTACGCCGCGCTCGTGGCCGACCGGCTCGCCGATCGGGTGAAACTTTGGATTCCGATCAACGAACCGGTCGTCGTCACGCTTTCGGGTTACGCGATCGGCGAGCACGCGCCGGGCAAGTCGCTGCTGTTCGGCGCGCTGCCCGCCGCCCACCACCTGAACCTCGCGCACGGCCTGGCCGTCCAGGCGCTCCGGGCGAACGGCGCGGGCGCGGTCGGCACGGCGAACAACCACTCGCCCGCCTGGCCGGAATCGGACTCCCCGGAGGACCGGTTCGCGGCGGGTTTCTACGACACCATCCACAACTGGCTGTTCGCCGATCCGCAGCTTACCGGCGAGTACCCGGAGGAGGCGGTGCCGTTCCTGCCGATCGTGGACGGCGACCTGGAGAAGATCGCCGCCCCGCTCGACTTCTACGGCGTGAACTACTACAACCCGACCCGGCTGCGGGCGACCGGCGAGGGCGAGCCGCTGCCGTTCGAGCGGATCGACATCGACGAGTACCCCAAGACCGGGTTCGGCTGGCCGGTCGTGCCCGCCGGGCTCACCGAAATGCTGACCACGTTGCGGGACCGCTACGGCGACCGACTGCCGCCGGTGTACATCACCGAAAGCGGGTGCAGCTATCCGGGCGAGGGCTCGACACCGGAGGACCTGGCCGACCAGGACCGGATCGACTACCTCGACGGTCACCTGAAGGCGGCTCGCGAGGCGGGCGTCCGCGGCTACTTCGTCTGGTCGATCATGGACAACTTCGAGTGGGACGCGGGCTACTCCCAGCGCTTCGGCCTGGTGCACGTGGACTACAAGACGCAGGAACGGACCCCGCGCGACTCCTACCGCTGGTACCGCGATGTCATCGCCCACGAGAACTGA
- a CDS encoding SDR family NAD(P)-dependent oxidoreductase, producing the protein MRLAGKTVLITGASQGIGAATAELMAGKGARTILVARSAELLSEHAERITATGGRAVVHPADLADGDQIAALVERVLGEFGPPDVVVNNAGVGRWLFLDDTEPDELRNMIALPFTAALLLTRGFLPAMRARGSGWLVNVNSPVSRLPIPGATGYVTSRFALRGLTESLRMDLRGSGIGVSEVVPGKVSSQYFANNAGAEERIPALARLAIPTTTPEKVAAVIASAVERERAEIVFPWQLKAFELSGRLFPALTRYLSWRTGTHR; encoded by the coding sequence GTGCGGTTGGCAGGCAAGACGGTGTTGATCACCGGGGCGTCGCAGGGGATCGGAGCCGCGACCGCTGAACTGATGGCGGGCAAGGGGGCCCGGACGATACTTGTGGCCCGCAGCGCCGAACTGCTGTCCGAGCACGCCGAACGGATCACGGCAACCGGCGGGCGTGCCGTGGTCCACCCGGCCGATCTCGCGGACGGCGACCAGATCGCGGCACTGGTCGAGCGCGTGCTGGGCGAGTTCGGACCGCCGGACGTCGTGGTGAACAACGCGGGTGTCGGCAGGTGGCTGTTCCTCGACGACACCGAACCCGACGAACTGCGGAACATGATCGCGTTGCCCTTCACGGCCGCGCTGCTGCTGACGCGGGGTTTCCTCCCGGCGATGCGGGCCCGTGGCAGCGGCTGGTTGGTCAACGTGAACTCGCCGGTGTCGCGACTGCCGATCCCCGGTGCGACCGGGTACGTGACGTCGCGGTTCGCGTTGCGCGGACTCACCGAATCGCTCCGGATGGACCTGCGCGGCAGCGGGATCGGGGTCAGCGAGGTGGTTCCCGGCAAGGTGAGCAGCCAGTACTTCGCCAACAACGCCGGTGCGGAGGAGCGGATTCCGGCACTGGCGCGGCTGGCGATTCCGACCACCACACCGGAAAAGGTGGCTGCCGTCATCGCGTCGGCCGTCGAACGGGAGCGCGCGGAAATCGTGTTCCCCTGGCAGCTCAAGGCTTTCGAGCTGAGCGGCAGGCTCTTCCCGGCACTCACCCGCTACCTCAGCTGGCGCACCGGCACCCATCGCTGA
- a CDS encoding copper resistance protein CopC translates to MRREFSVTPPRILSRLFLPVLVAAGIMLGVAGPALAHNVLVSSDPLAGSSVETGPSSVTLTFDQPVNGGPGLNAISVVSPDGGHWEGVGEPTVRDNTVTAQLRPLGPAGEYTISYRILSADGHPVTESLKFTLTKAGSGTPAPASEIAKADPAGTAAGSTGENSGGVPIWVWILGAVVLLGGGVFLALRGGVKEDSK, encoded by the coding sequence ATGAGGCGCGAGTTCTCCGTGACGCCGCCCCGGATCCTGTCGCGCCTGTTCCTGCCCGTCCTGGTCGCCGCGGGCATCATGCTCGGCGTGGCCGGTCCGGCGCTCGCGCACAACGTGCTGGTCAGCAGCGACCCGCTGGCGGGTTCGTCCGTCGAGACCGGGCCGTCGTCGGTCACGCTGACGTTCGACCAGCCGGTGAACGGCGGACCGGGCCTCAACGCGATCTCCGTGGTCAGCCCGGACGGCGGCCACTGGGAGGGCGTCGGCGAGCCGACCGTCAGGGACAACACGGTCACCGCGCAGTTGCGGCCCCTCGGCCCCGCCGGCGAGTACACCATCAGCTACCGGATCCTGTCGGCCGACGGGCACCCGGTGACGGAGTCGCTGAAGTTCACCCTCACCAAGGCGGGTTCGGGCACGCCCGCGCCCGCCAGTGAGATCGCCAAGGCCGACCCCGCGGGCACCGCGGCGGGCAGCACTGGCGAGAACAGCGGCGGTGTGCCCATCTGGGTGTGGATCCTGGGCGCCGTGGTGCTGCTCGGCGGTGGTGTCTTCCTGGCACTGCGCGGCGGCGTCAAAGAGGACTCGAAGTAG
- a CDS encoding YcnI family protein: protein MSTNRFDARTFARGAAVLGAAGAIALCTTGLASAHVTASTPSPAAKGGYTKVTIRVPNERPDAGTVKLELTLPPEYPLASVSSKPVPGWKAEVVKAKLPKPITSHGKEITEAPSTVTWTADAGVQIEPGQFNEFDLSVGPLPEDTDRLLLVTKQTYSSGEVVAWDAPPAAEGADEPAKPAPVLNLVAKAADGDHHDASAATATASDEHAEAAVAGKDNTARYLGGAGLAVGALGLGFGAGAVLRSRRSTGKPAA, encoded by the coding sequence ATGTCGACAAATCGATTTGATGCGCGCACGTTCGCCCGTGGCGCCGCCGTTCTCGGAGCAGCGGGCGCCATCGCGCTCTGCACCACGGGCCTCGCCTCGGCGCACGTCACCGCGTCCACGCCCAGCCCCGCGGCCAAGGGCGGCTACACCAAGGTCACCATCCGGGTACCGAACGAGCGGCCCGACGCGGGCACGGTGAAGCTCGAACTGACCCTCCCGCCCGAGTACCCGCTGGCCTCCGTCAGCAGCAAGCCCGTGCCCGGCTGGAAGGCCGAGGTCGTCAAGGCCAAGCTGCCGAAACCGATCACCAGCCACGGCAAGGAGATCACCGAGGCTCCCAGCACCGTGACCTGGACCGCCGACGCCGGTGTGCAGATCGAGCCAGGCCAGTTCAACGAGTTCGACCTGTCCGTCGGCCCGCTGCCGGAGGACACCGACCGCCTGCTGCTGGTGACCAAGCAGACCTACAGCAGCGGCGAGGTCGTCGCGTGGGACGCGCCGCCCGCCGCGGAGGGCGCCGACGAGCCCGCGAAGCCCGCTCCGGTGCTGAACCTGGTCGCGAAGGCCGCCGACGGCGACCACCACGACGCCTCGGCCGCCACGGCGACCGCGAGCGACGAGCACGCGGAAGCCGCCGTCGCGGGCAAGGACAACACCGCCCGCTACCTCGGTGGCGCGGGCCTCGCGGTCGGCGCGCTCGGACTCGGCTTCGGCGCCGGTGCGGTGCTCCGCTCCCGCCGCAGCACGGGGAAGCCCGCGGCATGA
- a CDS encoding helix-turn-helix domain-containing protein: MDCEAAKLNTIGSQGSPVTPEVWDQQEMRDALARREISSVYRLLRRHGVSQRQIAALTGQSQSEVSEILKGRQVMAYDVLTRIAMGLGVPRGYMGLAYDEATAVRVAATADSPNSEEDESVKRRKFLAHAAAVTVGAAVLGTDSGSWVSNPTQTPAPGRIGMTDVRQVEAATRALRALDYQYGGGSCRDAVVAQLSWGQQMLGANATDLVRERLFVALADLHNLAGWTSFDTGLMDSARNHFGQALDLAKQGRNEALVANILYRMGRVYLHQDAPDDALKVFQLGQLAAQNSGSELAVGILCANEAWAYAKMGSDDQAIKLLGRARDEFARANVGEAPAWAKFFTEIDLSSMIGTVHTELAQTVDVKYTRTAIPALSKAINSFGEDMSRSRSFNLTSLSINHLIEGDVDHGAKIGRQAVDLSEGLKSVRTKDRMKPLLREADKRRNNPDARELADRLAKFTGSDTAA, encoded by the coding sequence ATGGACTGTGAGGCGGCGAAATTGAACACCATCGGTTCGCAAGGTTCTCCTGTGACGCCCGAGGTATGGGACCAGCAGGAGATGCGGGACGCGCTGGCGCGGCGTGAGATCAGTTCGGTGTACCGGCTGCTCCGCCGACACGGCGTGTCGCAGCGCCAGATCGCGGCGCTGACCGGCCAGTCGCAGTCCGAGGTCTCGGAGATCCTCAAGGGTCGTCAGGTCATGGCCTACGACGTCCTGACGCGGATCGCCATGGGCTTGGGCGTCCCAAGGGGATACATGGGCCTCGCTTACGACGAGGCAACGGCAGTACGGGTGGCCGCGACCGCGGACTCACCCAATTCTGAGGAGGACGAGTCGGTGAAGCGTCGGAAGTTCCTCGCGCACGCCGCCGCCGTGACAGTCGGCGCGGCCGTGCTCGGCACGGACTCCGGGTCGTGGGTCTCGAACCCCACACAGACTCCGGCCCCCGGACGTATCGGCATGACCGACGTCCGACAGGTGGAAGCCGCCACCCGCGCCCTGCGAGCGCTGGACTACCAGTACGGCGGCGGCTCCTGTCGCGACGCGGTGGTGGCCCAGCTGTCGTGGGGCCAGCAGATGCTGGGCGCGAACGCGACCGACCTGGTGCGGGAGCGCCTCTTCGTGGCCCTCGCCGACCTGCACAACCTCGCGGGCTGGACGTCGTTCGACACCGGTCTGATGGACTCCGCCCGCAACCACTTCGGCCAGGCGCTCGACCTCGCGAAGCAGGGCCGCAACGAGGCGCTGGTCGCCAACATCCTCTACCGGATGGGTCGGGTGTACTTGCACCAGGACGCGCCGGACGACGCGCTCAAGGTGTTCCAGCTGGGACAGCTGGCCGCGCAGAACTCCGGCTCCGAACTCGCCGTGGGCATCCTCTGCGCGAACGAGGCGTGGGCCTACGCGAAGATGGGGTCGGACGACCAGGCCATCAAGCTGCTGGGCCGCGCCCGCGACGAGTTCGCCAGGGCGAACGTCGGCGAAGCGCCCGCGTGGGCCAAGTTCTTCACCGAGATCGACCTCTCGTCGATGATCGGCACGGTGCACACGGAGCTGGCGCAGACGGTGGACGTGAAGTACACGCGGACCGCGATCCCCGCGCTGTCCAAGGCCATCAACAGCTTCGGCGAGGACATGAGCCGCAGCCGGTCGTTCAACCTCACCTCGCTGTCGATCAACCACCTCATCGAGGGCGACGTCGACCACGGCGCGAAGATCGGCCGCCAGGCCGTCGACCTGTCCGAGGGCCTGAAGTCGGTCCGGACCAAGGACCGCATGAAGCCGCTGCTGCGCGAGGCCGACAAGCGCCGCAACAACCCCGATGCCCGTGAGCTGGCGGACCGCCTTGCCAAGTTCACCGGCAGCGATACCGCGGCTTGA
- a CDS encoding DUF6474 family protein, whose amino-acid sequence MARKALGPRLTPSKAKNLLGVAKVVGPVLIPVLAPFAAKAAGLVSDRYDHYRARRLGVGIEDITKYTGKGARLHARIAGFAQALDELRAKDPDYVTATESHLAKLAAAVRASERMPTPRRKAAHRAVRGDLDVLENDLLRRLGVS is encoded by the coding sequence ATGGCACGCAAAGCACTCGGTCCCCGGCTCACGCCCTCGAAGGCGAAGAACCTGCTGGGCGTGGCCAAGGTCGTCGGCCCGGTCCTCATCCCGGTGCTCGCGCCGTTCGCCGCCAAGGCCGCGGGCCTGGTCAGCGACCGGTACGACCACTACCGCGCCCGCAGGCTGGGCGTCGGCATCGAGGACATCACCAAGTACACCGGCAAGGGCGCCCGGCTGCACGCCCGCATCGCGGGCTTCGCCCAGGCGCTGGACGAGCTGCGCGCCAAGGACCCCGACTACGTCACCGCGACCGAGTCCCACCTCGCCAAGCTCGCCGCCGCCGTCCGCGCCTCCGAACGCATGCCCACACCCCGACGCAAAGCCGCCCACCGCGCCGTGAGAGGCGACCTGGACGTGCTCGAGAACGACCTGCTCCGCAGGCTCGGGGTTTCCTGA
- a CDS encoding CopD family protein produces the protein MTTNWTTAPTRYYVLGGLIAGGVAGVLLGLALSTTQTVVGIAEAGPVVQFLHPLVRVLLDLSATVVVGLSLLPKLLGFGRPAITEPVLRIARPAAVVAAAVWVLTALLSIVIRAYQVRPDEPVTMANVVDYVQRVGAGQGLLFSAACALAYLWVGSMAARKGETVPAELRILIAMFGLLPLPVTGHASNWKYHDYSMISMELHVLGAAAWTGGLGALIALVAHRKGLLAEALPKFSKLATISLVLVSVTGLFNGLLELGLNPIVTLPGSLFTTSYGLLLLGKAVCAGALALLGANIRWRLLPRIAKHERTAVFAWAAVELTIMGVAFGLAVVLASAPVT, from the coding sequence GTGACGACGAACTGGACCACCGCTCCCACCAGGTACTACGTGCTCGGCGGCCTCATCGCGGGCGGAGTGGCCGGTGTGCTGCTCGGCTTGGCGCTCTCGACCACCCAGACCGTGGTCGGGATCGCCGAGGCGGGACCGGTGGTCCAGTTCCTCCACCCGCTGGTGCGGGTGCTGCTCGACCTCTCGGCGACCGTGGTGGTGGGCCTGAGCCTGCTGCCGAAGCTGCTCGGCTTCGGCCGACCGGCCATCACCGAACCGGTGCTGCGGATCGCCAGGCCCGCCGCGGTCGTCGCCGCCGCGGTCTGGGTGCTCACCGCGCTGCTGTCCATCGTGATCAGGGCCTACCAGGTCCGCCCCGACGAGCCGGTCACCATGGCGAACGTCGTCGACTACGTCCAACGGGTCGGCGCGGGCCAGGGCCTGCTGTTCAGCGCCGCCTGCGCGCTCGCCTACCTGTGGGTGGGCTCGATGGCCGCCCGCAAGGGCGAGACCGTTCCCGCTGAGCTGCGCATCCTGATCGCCATGTTCGGCCTGCTGCCGCTGCCGGTCACCGGGCACGCGTCGAACTGGAAGTACCACGACTACTCGATGATCTCGATGGAGCTGCACGTCCTCGGCGCGGCGGCGTGGACCGGTGGTCTCGGCGCGTTGATCGCGCTGGTGGCCCATCGGAAGGGCCTGCTGGCCGAGGCGCTGCCGAAGTTCTCCAAGCTCGCCACGATCAGCCTGGTGCTGGTCTCGGTGACGGGCCTGTTCAACGGCCTGCTGGAGCTGGGCCTCAACCCGATCGTCACGCTGCCCGGCTCGCTGTTCACCACGTCCTACGGTCTGCTGCTGCTCGGCAAAGCCGTCTGCGCGGGCGCGTTGGCGCTACTGGGGGCCAACATCCGCTGGCGGCTGCTGCCGCGGATCGCCAAGCACGAGCGGACCGCCGTGTTCGCGTGGGCGGCCGTGGAGCTGACCATCATGGGTGTGGCGTTCGGCCTCGCGGTGGTCCTCGCGAGCGCTCCGGTCACCTGA
- a CDS encoding aminoglycoside phosphotransferase family protein, with product MSSTVVLDGRFTREKLAGALRRLCAELGLDHRGARLLKFTSNAVFELPAERLVVRIVGSMGLRHRAAKVVRVATWLAEHDVPAVRLVTGIQQPIAVGEHLATLWHMVPGHPEQARALDGRDLASVLRRWHELPAPTFELPAWAPLDDVRRRLADAEELSDVDRAFLEGSCTALDERLANLRPVLPQGVLHGDAHLGNLIASPAGPVICDFDSTSVGPREWDLSSLPVGVARFGHSARLQRQLVRGYRFDVTRWEGFAVLRDVRELKLTTSALPILRSHPGVRVELRKRLDSLRRGDPAARWSPYR from the coding sequence ATGTCCTCGACGGTCGTCCTCGACGGTCGGTTCACCAGGGAGAAGTTGGCAGGCGCGCTGCGGAGGCTGTGCGCCGAGCTGGGGCTCGACCACCGCGGTGCGAGACTCCTGAAGTTCACCAGCAACGCTGTTTTCGAACTGCCCGCCGAGCGGTTGGTGGTGCGGATCGTCGGCTCGATGGGCCTGCGGCACCGCGCCGCCAAGGTCGTGCGGGTGGCCACCTGGTTGGCCGAGCACGACGTCCCGGCTGTCCGGTTGGTGACCGGAATCCAGCAGCCGATCGCCGTCGGCGAGCACCTGGCGACGCTCTGGCACATGGTGCCCGGCCACCCCGAGCAGGCTCGCGCGCTCGACGGGCGGGACCTCGCGAGCGTGCTGCGGCGGTGGCACGAGCTGCCCGCGCCGACGTTCGAACTGCCCGCATGGGCGCCGCTCGACGACGTCCGGCGTCGACTCGCCGATGCGGAGGAGCTGTCGGATGTGGACCGGGCGTTCCTCGAAGGAAGTTGCACGGCTCTCGACGAACGGCTCGCGAATCTGCGACCGGTCCTCCCGCAGGGCGTCCTGCACGGCGACGCGCACCTCGGCAACCTGATCGCGAGCCCCGCCGGGCCGGTCATCTGCGACTTCGACTCCACGTCGGTCGGGCCGCGCGAGTGGGACCTCAGTTCGCTGCCCGTCGGCGTTGCCCGGTTCGGGCACTCGGCGCGCTTGCAGCGCCAGCTCGTCCGCGGCTACCGGTTCGACGTCACCCGGTGGGAAGGCTTCGCCGTCCTGCGCGACGTGCGTGAGCTGAAACTCACCACGAGCGCGCTGCCGATACTGCGCAGTCACCCCGGAGTCCGCGTTGAGCTGCGGAAACGCCTCGACTCGCTGCGCAGGGGTGACCCCGCCGCACGCTGGTCCCCGTACCGCTGA
- a CDS encoding MFS transporter, which yields MSSPTRTEALGEPDVPVRRSWMAWLFFANLGLWLGVYAPIQVLLPQQAELFDHANKELVFGLVTGAGAIAALLANPVIGLLSDRTTSRFGRRHPWTLTGAVIGAAGLVVLANAPSITVMTIGWCLVQAGLNGMLASLTSVVPDQVPVGQRATVGGLVGISQMMGTVLGAVVVTLLVTGLTNGYLACAVIVVVGALLFVVITPDVRLPKALRPSFVLREMWISPKAHPDFSWAWGCHFMINLGNAFGTLYLLFFLADVVHYPSPEDGLLILMALYGVALVIGAVVFGSMSDRSGRRKPFVYLAVVVMAVAALLLVVWQTWTAALIAAPLLGVGFGVYMAVALALLTQVLPAAADRAKDLGVVNIANALPQVVAPLLTTIVLANLGGYRGLFAVSAIATAIAGLLVTRVKSVS from the coding sequence ATGTCATCGCCCACGAGAACTGAGGCGCTCGGCGAACCGGACGTCCCGGTCCGCCGGAGCTGGATGGCGTGGCTCTTCTTCGCCAACCTGGGCCTGTGGCTCGGGGTGTACGCACCCATCCAGGTGCTGCTCCCGCAGCAGGCGGAACTGTTCGACCACGCCAACAAGGAACTGGTGTTCGGCCTGGTCACGGGTGCCGGAGCCATCGCGGCGCTGCTCGCGAACCCGGTGATCGGCCTGCTGTCGGACCGCACCACGTCGCGGTTCGGCCGCCGCCACCCGTGGACGCTGACCGGCGCGGTGATCGGCGCGGCCGGTCTGGTCGTCCTGGCGAACGCGCCGAGCATCACCGTGATGACGATCGGCTGGTGCCTGGTCCAGGCCGGGTTGAACGGCATGCTGGCCAGCCTCACGTCCGTGGTCCCGGACCAGGTGCCGGTCGGCCAGCGGGCGACGGTCGGCGGACTGGTCGGGATCAGCCAGATGATGGGCACGGTGCTCGGCGCCGTCGTGGTGACCCTGCTCGTGACCGGTCTGACCAACGGCTACCTGGCGTGCGCGGTGATCGTCGTGGTCGGCGCGCTGCTGTTCGTCGTGATCACCCCGGACGTCCGGCTGCCGAAAGCGCTGCGCCCGTCGTTCGTGCTGCGCGAGATGTGGATCTCACCGAAGGCGCACCCCGACTTCAGCTGGGCGTGGGGCTGCCACTTCATGATCAACCTCGGCAACGCTTTCGGTACGCTCTACCTGCTGTTCTTCCTCGCCGACGTGGTCCACTACCCGTCGCCCGAGGACGGGCTGCTGATCCTGATGGCGCTCTACGGCGTCGCGCTCGTGATCGGCGCGGTGGTGTTCGGCTCGATGTCCGACCGCTCGGGCAGGCGCAAGCCGTTCGTCTACCTGGCCGTCGTCGTGATGGCCGTCGCGGCGCTGCTGCTCGTCGTCTGGCAGACGTGGACCGCCGCGCTGATCGCCGCACCGCTGCTGGGTGTCGGGTTCGGCGTGTACATGGCCGTGGCGCTGGCACTGCTCACCCAGGTGCTGCCCGCCGCGGCCGACCGGGCGAAGGACCTGGGCGTGGTCAACATCGCGAACGCGCTGCCGCAGGTGGTGGCCCCGCTGCTGACGACGATCGTGCTCGCCAACCTCGGTGGTTACCGGGGGCTGTTCGCGGTGTCGGCCATCGCGACCGCCATCGCGGGCCTCCTGGTCACGAGGGTGAAGTCCGTTTCCTAG